The Brassica napus cultivar Da-Ae chromosome C7, Da-Ae, whole genome shotgun sequence genome has a segment encoding these proteins:
- the LOC106421156 gene encoding LOW QUALITY PROTEIN: tripeptidyl-peptidase 2-like (The sequence of the model RefSeq protein was modified relative to this genomic sequence to represent the inferred CDS: inserted 1 base in 1 codon): MDLSLQLQIGGTFVXKGPSCSSYWASPSSSTSLSLPRDFISSSPFLHRRLNRRSCSRFRSRGIRLRRSGSSAMPSSSSETLTASRVDCGGGGGGGGGVACAGADNASVANFKLNESTFLASLMPKKEIRADRFLEAHPDYDGRGVVIAIFDSGFDPSAAGLHVTSDGKPKVLDVIDCTGSGDIDTSTVVKANEDGLIRGASGAPLVVNSSWKNPTGEWRVGCKLVYQLFTDDLTSRVKKERRKIWDEKNQEEIAKAVKILYDFDQKHSKVDDTKLKKTREDLQSRVDFLKKQADKYEDKGPVIDAVVWHDGEVWRVALDTQSLEEDPDCGKLADFSPLTNYRIERKYGVFSRLDACSFVTNVYDEGKVLSIVTDSSPHGTHVAGIATAHHPEEYLLNGVAPGAQIISCKIGDSRLGSMETGTGLTRALIAALEHNCDLVNMSYGEATLLPDYGRFVDLVTEAVNKRRLVFVSSAGNNGPALTTVGAPGGTTSSIIGVGAYVSPAMAAGAHSVVEPPSEGLEYTWSSRGPTSDGDLGVCISAPGGAVAPVPTWTLQRRMLMNGTSMSSPSACGAIALLLSAMKAEGIPVSPYSVRRALENTSTPVGDLPEDKLTTGQGLMQVDKAYEYLKQFKDCPCVFYQIKVNLSGKTTPTSRGIYLREATTCRQSTEWTVQVDPKFHEGASNLKELVPFEECLELHSTDEGVVRVPDYLLLTHNGRSFNVVVDPTNLGDGVHYFEVYGIDCKAPQRGPLFRIPVTIIIPKTVANRPPVISFQQMSFVSGHIERRYMEVPLGATWAEATIRTSGFDTTRRFYIDTLQLCPLRRPIKWEDAATFASPSAKSFAFPVVSGQTMELAVAQFWSSGLGSREPTIVDFEIEFHGIGINKEELILDGSEAPIKVEAEALLASEKLVPVAVLNKIRVPYQPVDAQLKTLSTGRDRLLSGKQILALTLTYKFKLEDAAEVKPYIPLLNNRIYDNKFESQFYMISDANKRVYAMGDVYPESSKLPKGEYKLQLYLRHENVQLLEKLKQLTVFIERNMGEIRLNLHSEPDGPVTGNGVFKSSVLMPGVKEAFYLGPPTKDKLPKNTPQGSVLVGEISYGKLSFDDKEGKNPKDNPVSYPISFVVPPKKPDEDKKAVSSTNSCKSVSERLEQEVRDTKIKFLGNLKQETEEERSEWKKLCACLKSEYPSYTPLLAKILEGLLSRSEGGDKISHHEEIIDAANEVVRSVDVDELARFLLDKSEPEDEEAENLKKKMEMTRDQLAEALYQKGLAMARIENLKGEKEDEGSCQKDKFEENFKELTKWVDVKSSKFGTLTVLREKRLSRLGTALKVLDELIQNENETANKKLYELKLGLLEELGWSHLVTYEKQWMQVRFPTSLPLF; encoded by the exons ATGGATCTGAGTCTGCAGCTACAGATTGGCGGCACGTTCG AAAAAGGCCCCTCGTGTTCGTCTTATTgggcttctccttcttcctccaCGTCACTCTCTCTTCCACGcgattttatttcttcttctccgtTTCTTCATCGAAGACTCAATAGAAGAAGCTGCTCTCGCTTTCGCTCTCGTGGAATTCGATTAAGACGGAGCGGTTCCTCGGCGATGCCTAGTTCTTCTTCTGAGACTCTAACGGCTTCTCGCGTCGACTGTGGCGGCGGAGGTGGAGGTGGGGGCGGCGTCGCTTGCGCTGGAGCTGATAACGCTTCTGTAGCTAATTTCAAGCTGAACGAGTCAACCTTCCTTGCTTCTCTCATGCCTAAGAAAGAAATACGCGCGGATCGCTTCCTTGAAGCTCATCCTGACTACGATGGTCGCGGCGTCGTCATCGCCATCTTTG ATTCTGGTTTTGATCCTTCTGCTGCTGGCTTGCATGTAACATCTGATGGAAAGCCAAAGGTTCTAGACGTCATTGACTG TACTGGAAGTGGGGATATAGATACTTCCACAGTGGTGAAAGCCAATGAAGATGGTCTCATTCGTGGAGCATCAG GGGCACCTTTGGTTGTCAATTCTTCATGGAAAAACCCCACTGGAGAGTGGCGTGTAGGTTGCAAGTTGGTTTACCAGCTATTTACTGATGACTTAACTTCTCGTGTTAAG AAAGAGAGAAGGAAAATATGGGATGAAAAAAATCAGGAAGAAATTGCAAAGGCTGTAAAGATTCTGTATGATTTCGATCAG AAGCATAGCAAGGTGGATGATACGAAACTGAAGAAGACACGTGAGGACCTCCAAAGCAGAGTTGATTTCCTAAAGAAACAAGCTGAT AAATATGAAGACAAGGGGCCTGTTATTGATGCTGTTGTGTGGCATGATGGAGAAGTATGGAGGGTTGCACTTGATACGCAGAGTCTTGAAGAAGATCCAGATTGCGGGAAACTAGCAGACTTCTCCCCTCTGACAAATTACCG AATTGAGCGGAAGTACGGCGTGTTTAGCCGACTAGATGCTTGCTCCTTCGTTACTAACGTGTATGATGAGGGAAAGGTCCTAAGCATTGTAACCGATAGTTCTCCTCATGGCACTCATGTTGCTGGGATAGCTACTGCACACCACCCCGAG GAGTACTTGTTAAACGGTGTGGCACCTGGTGCACAGATAATATCTTGTAAAATTGGAGACTCGCGGTTAGGGTCAATGGAGACCGGAACTGGCTTGACTCGGGCATTGATAGCTGCCCTGGAG CATAATTGTGATCTTGTCAACATGAGCTATGGAGAGGCAACATTACTTCCAGACTATGGACGCTTTGTTGATCTTGTTACTGAA GCTGTGAACAAGAGACGCCTAGTATTTGTAAGTAGTGCTGGCAACAATGGTCCAGCATTGACAACAGTTGGTGCACCTGGTGGAACAACTTCCAGTATCATTGGTGTTGGTGCATATGTTTCTCCTGCAATGGCAGCTGGTGCCCATTCGGTGGTGGAACCTCCCAGTGAGGGGCTTGAGTACACTTG GTCAAGCCGGGGGCCAACCTCTGATGGGGATCTTGGTGTCTGCATAAGTGCACCTGGTGGGGCTGTTGCTCCTGTTCCTACATGGACGCTTCAAAGACGCATGCTCATGAATGGAACATCGATGTCATCTCCTTCTGCCTGTGGAGCAATTGCGTTACTTTTGAGTGCTATGAAG GCTGAGGGCATCCCAGTTAGCCCGTACAGTGTAAGGAGGGCTCTTGAAAACACATCAACTCCGGTAGGTGATCTACCTGAGGATAAACTGACTACTGGACAAGGGCTAATGCAAGTTGATAA GGCATATGAATACTTGAAACAGTTTAAGGACTGTCCATGCGTATTTTATCAGATAAAGGTCAATCTCTCGGGAAAAACAA CTCCGACATCACGGGGCATCTACCTGCGGGAGGCTACTACTTGCAGACAATCTACAGAG TGGACGGTACAAGTTGACCCGAAGTTCCATGAAGGTGCAAGTAATTTAAAGGAACTTGTGCCTTTTGAAGAATGCCTTGAGTTGCACTCCACAGATGAAGGAGTTGTACGGGTTCCTGATTATCTACTTCTCACTCATAACGGACGTAGCTTCAA CGTTGTTGTGGACCCCACAAATCTTGGGGATGGTGTGCACTACTTTGAAGTTTATGGGATTGATTGCAAAGCTCCACAGCGTGGTCCTCTTTTCAGAATCCCAGTGACAATAATAATTCCCAAGACTGTGGCTAATCGACCTCCAGTTATTTCATTTCAACAAATGTCTTTCGTCTCAG GCCACATTGAACGAAGATATATGGAGGTACCACTTGGAGCGACATGGGCTGAGGCTACAATACGAACTTCAGGGTTTGATACTACACGGAGATTTTATATTGATACCCTTCAG CTTTGCCCATTGCGAAGGCCTATCAAGTGGGAGGACGCAGCAACTTTCGCATCTCCCTCTGCTAAAAGCTTTGCGTTTCCTGTGGTTAGTGGTCAAACGATGGAACTAGCTGTAGCTCAGTTCTGGTCCAGTGGCCTTGGAAGTCGTGAACCAACTATCGTTGACTTTGAG ATCGAATTCCATGGAATTGGTATCAATAAAGAAGAATTGATACTTGATGGAAGTGAAGCACCAATAAAAGTTGAAGCTGAAGCACTATTGGCATCTGAAAAACTTGTTCCCGTAGCTGTTCTGAACAAG ATACGAGTTCCATATCAACCTGTTGATGCACAACTCAAGACTCTATCAACTGGGCGCGATAGACTACTGTCGGGCAAACAGATACTAGCATTGACATTAAC CTACAAGTTCAAATTAGAAGATGCAGCTGAAGTGAAACCTTATATACCCTTATTGAACAATCGCATATATGACAATAAATTTGAGTCCCAGTTTTATATGATCTCTGATGCCAACAAG CGTGTATATGCAATGGGTGATGTTTATCCGGAGTCTTCTAAACTCCCTAAGGGAGAATATAAACTTCAGCTGTATCTAAG GCATGAAAATGTGCAGTTGCTGGAAAAGTTGAAGCAGCTCACTGTGTTTATTGAAAGAAATATGGGG GAGATTCGGCTGAACTTACACTCTGAACCAGATGGTCCAGTCACAGGAAATGGTGTTTTTAAATCCTCTGTTCTAATGCCAGG GGTGAAGGAAGCGTTTTATCTGGGCCCACCAACAAAGGATAAGCTACCCAAG AATACTCCCCAAGGATCTGTGTTGGTGGGAGAAATCTCATATGGGAAATTGTCATTTGATGATAAAGAAGGGAAGAATCCAAAGGATAATCCTGTATCTTATCCGATTTCATTTGTGGTTCCACCAAAGAAG CCTGATGAAGATAAGAAGGCCGTTTCTTCTACAAATAGCTGTAAATCTGTATCAGAACGCTTGGAACAAGAG GTTCGTGACACAAAGATCAAATTTCTTGGGAACCTGAaacaagaaacagaggaagagcGTTCAGAGTGGAAAAAGTTGTGTGCATGTCTCAAG TCTGAATACCCAAGCTACACTCCGTTGCTTGCTAAGATCTTGGAAGGTTTGCTATCTCGGTCCGAAGGTGGGGACAAAATCAGCCATCACGAAGAG attattGATGCTGCAAACGAAGTAGTACGCAGTGTTGACGTAGACGAGTTAGCAAGATTCTTGCTAGACAAAAGTGAACCAGAAGATGAGGAAGCAGAG aatttaaagaaaaagatgGAGATGACCCGTGACCAGCTGGCAGAAGCACTATACCAGAAAGGGTTAGCCATGGCGAGAATCGAGAATTTGAAG GGTGAGAAGGAAGATGAAGGAAGTTGCCAGAAGGATAAGTTCGAAGAGAATTTCAAAGAACTGACAAAATGGGTTGACGTGAAATCATCTAAGTTCGGTACTCTCACCGTTCTAAGAGAGAAACGCCTCTCACGACTTGGGACCGCATTGAAG GTACTTGATGAGTTGATCCAAAACGAGAACGAGACTGCTAATAAGAAACTTTACGAACTGAAACTGGGCTTACTGGAGGAATTAGGTTGGAGCCATTTGGTTACGTATGAGAAGCAGTGGATGCAAGTTCGTTTTCCTACAAGCTTACCTCTCTTTTAG
- the LOC125590048 gene encoding uncharacterized protein LOC125590048 — MPLPWKKSKSKSGRISRFVSGLQQSPKRGGSLVVETGFPTSLIDLFVKNRDRLNKSSSKRKKNKAQTQTFPNHSHPTGRSVLSPPPLPQKLDPPSVTEDLTAASKIEESPLGAENRDDGDNNGDGDHRGGGGCVMTVVVIKVFMVAVLALSTKKLAAGITLSAFALLFLERVFTLLNLCPDAQVRLGTLIGKLIGRKRIEKLEESSSTQVSFEIIESVEESRDCVEAEEREVQTIRDVVFTKEKSKSAKLRSKIVKKILPKKLRSYKKNRKMKLEEKERAVEVVEEEESLIEVSSLYSEDRVESKVSEGDEIGSNPPLLEICEEIEEEEEESKGDLTKAIVMMIVIALAGLLSGKVVAIGLTLSSCLILRLVCCKSQTSL, encoded by the coding sequence ATGCCTTTGCCTTGGAagaaatcaaaatccaaatcggGTCGGATCTCCAGATTCGTATCGGGCCTCCAACAATCACCGAAACGCGGCGGATCTCTCGTTGTCGAGACTGGATTCCCAACCTCTCTTATCGATCTCTTCGTTAAGAATCGCGATCGTCTCAACAAATCTTCTTCTAAACGCAAAAAGAACAAAGCTCAGACACAAACCTTTCCGAACCATTCCCATCCGACGGGGCGGTCTGTTttgtctcctcctcctctgccTCAGAAGCTCGATCCACCGTCGGTTACGGAGGATCTTACGGCGGCGAGTAAGATCGAGGAAAGTCCCCTCGGTGCGGAGAACAGAGACGACGGTGACAACAATGGAGACGGCGACCATCGCGGCGGAGGAGGATGCGTTATGACGGTGGTGGTGATTAAGGTTTTCATGGTGGCCGTGCTCGCCTTGAGCACGAAGAAGCTAGCCGCGGGGATCACTCTCTCCGCCTTCGCCCTCCTCTTCCTCGAGCGTGTGTTCACACTCCTAAATCTCTGCCCCGACGCGCAGGTTCGGCTCGGTACGCTGATTGGGAAGCTCATAGGTAGGAAGCGTAtagagaagctagaagaatcgTCATCCACACAGGTCTCTTTTGAAATCATCGAAAGCGTTGAAGAATCGAGAGATTGCGTTGAGGCGGAGGAGAGAGAGGTGCAGACGATCAGAGACGTGGTGTTCACGAaagagaagagtaaaagcgCGAAGCTGAGATCAAAGATAGTGAAGAAGATTTTGCCGAAGAAGCTTAGGAGTTACAAGAAGAATAGGAAGATGAAGCTCGAAGAAAAAGAACGAGCGGTAGAggtagtagaagaagaagagtcgTTGATTGAAGTTTCCAGTTTGTATTCCGAGGATAGAGTGGAGAGCAAAGTATCTGAGGGAGATGAGATTGGTTCGAATCCGCCATTGTTGGAGATCTGTGAAgagatcgaagaagaagaagaagaatctaaAGGGGATCTAACGAAAGCGATTGTGATGATGATAGTGATTGCTCTTGCTGGATTGTTAAGCGGCAAAGTCGTAGCTATTGGTCTGACACTCTCTTCGTGTCTGATTCTGAGATTGGTCTGCTGTAAATCTCAAACTAGTCTCTGA